A genome region from Octopus sinensis linkage group LG26, ASM634580v1, whole genome shotgun sequence includes the following:
- the LOC115224788 gene encoding sex peptide receptor: MNDSVDTRNGSFLYQFSTEYAKYHGYLSLVVCFFGIVTNIINITVLTRKHMRTPVNLILTSLAVADILTMASYLPFSWHFYCKYPNPNPHRNTFGWMQFLIFHINFTTTTHTVSVWLGVLLAIFRYRHIQSPAKGNLTRMRRIIRARISVCLTYVSAALLLVPNYISYDLILKDESYYVLKSIKANTDRSFLVNLWLYSILAKLLPCILMIVYGGLLLRTLKAKLKNKRRLSSLAPANSQPRILDHSRTTRMLLVVVILFIVTELPQAILLILSATLERFFGDYYTPLGDLMDIVALINNAINFVLYCSMSQEYRRTLMQIYCSVLSTQRSIVTLDMAPELITNTRINLR; the protein is encoded by the coding sequence ATGAACGATTCAGTGGATACAAGAAATGGAAGCTTTCTCTACCAATTCAGCACCGAGTACGCGAAATACCACGGTTACCTCAGCCTAGTCGTATGTTTCTTTGGAATAGTAACCAACATTATCAATATAACGGTTCTGACCAGAAAGCACATGCGCACTCCAGTCAATTTGATCCTCACCTCATTAGCAGTGGCAGATATACTAACTATGGCCAGTTACCTGCCCTTTTCTTGGCATTTTTACTGCAAGTACCCGAATCCAAATCCTCACCGCAACACATTCGGATGGAtgcaatttctaatatttcacaTCAACTTCACAACCACAACGCACACGGTTTCCGTCTGGTTGGGTGTTCTGCTCGCAATATTCCGCTACCGTCACATACAGTCTCCAGCGAAAGGAAATCTAACACGCATGCGCAGGATTATTCGTGCTCGTATTAGCGTTTGCCTGACTTACGTGTCGGCGGCTCTTCTTCTCGTACCGAACTACATATCATACGATTTGATTTTAAAAGACGAGTCCTATTATGTTTTGAAAAGCATTAAAGCTAACACGGACCGATCGTTTCTAGTCAACCTGTGGTTGTACAGCATCTTGGCCAAGCTTTTACCGTGTATTCTCATGATCGTTTACGGCGGGCTTCTGTTACGAACTTTAAAGGCAAAGCTAAAAAACAAGCGCCGCTTGTCCAGTCTGGCTCCGGCCAATAGTCAGCCACGTATACTGGACCATTCTCGCACCACACGGATGCTGCTTGTTGTAGTGATTCTGTTCATTGTCACGGAACTACCTCAGGCTATCCTGCTCATACTGAGCGCCACTCTAGAAAGATTCTTCGGGGATTACTATACTCCGCTCGGAGATTTAATGGACATTGTAGCTTTAATAAATAACGCTATAAACTTTGTACTCTACTGTTCAATGAGCCAAGAGTACCGAAGGACGCTCATGCAAATATACTGCTCGGTTCTGTCAACGCAACGTTCCATCGTCACGCTTGATATGGCACCAGAACTCATCACAAACACTCGTATCAACCTAAGATGA